The Caulifigura coniformis genome includes a region encoding these proteins:
- a CDS encoding ammonium transporter: protein MFLALFCVTGFAQEAAAPMTEAAPAATEVVAAPATAPLDTGNTAWILTSSALVLMMTAPGLAMFYGGLVRKKNVLGVFMQCLFLMGLMSVVWALWGFSFAFSGESPYIGNFDMVMLKGVLPTWDAATKTHTVPMHGATGIPKLLFVMFQGMFFIITPALICGAFAERMKFSTMCAFSVLWGTFVYCPVAHWVWSDYGWLFGGEFAAIDFAGGTVVHITSGVSALICALLIGKRLGFGQEPMPPHNLTYTTLGAALLWMGWFGFNAGSALGANASAVNAFVSTHMAAAAGVIAWSVAEWVTRGKPSVLGASSGAVAGLVCITPAAGSVDPIYGLVLGFAAGFVCFFACTTVKNTFKYDDSLDAFGVHGVGGTLGAILAGVFATNAASGGLYSGAIEGNLTQLRNQIVGVGASVVIAVVGTVILLKILDMTMGLRVTQDDEIQGLDLTQHGEEGYIFH, encoded by the coding sequence ATGTTCCTGGCCCTGTTCTGCGTGACGGGTTTCGCCCAGGAGGCCGCCGCGCCGATGACCGAGGCGGCTCCGGCCGCCACCGAAGTTGTCGCTGCACCGGCCACCGCGCCGCTGGACACCGGCAATACGGCGTGGATCCTGACGTCGTCCGCCCTGGTGTTGATGATGACGGCTCCGGGGCTGGCGATGTTTTACGGCGGTCTGGTCCGCAAGAAGAACGTTCTCGGCGTGTTCATGCAGTGCCTGTTCCTGATGGGCCTGATGTCGGTCGTCTGGGCGCTGTGGGGTTTCAGCTTCGCCTTCAGTGGAGAGAGCCCGTACATCGGCAACTTCGACATGGTGATGTTGAAGGGGGTGCTTCCGACCTGGGACGCGGCGACCAAGACGCACACGGTGCCGATGCACGGAGCGACCGGCATCCCGAAGCTCCTGTTCGTGATGTTCCAGGGAATGTTCTTCATCATTACGCCGGCGCTCATCTGCGGCGCCTTCGCGGAACGGATGAAGTTCAGCACGATGTGCGCATTCTCGGTTCTCTGGGGAACGTTCGTGTACTGCCCGGTGGCTCACTGGGTGTGGTCGGATTACGGCTGGCTGTTCGGTGGTGAATTCGCGGCGATCGACTTTGCAGGCGGCACGGTGGTCCACATCACCTCGGGTGTTTCGGCGCTGATCTGTGCGCTACTGATTGGCAAGCGTCTGGGCTTCGGCCAGGAACCGATGCCGCCGCACAACCTGACCTACACGACACTGGGGGCCGCGCTGCTGTGGATGGGCTGGTTCGGCTTCAACGCGGGAAGCGCCCTCGGCGCGAACGCATCGGCCGTGAACGCGTTCGTTTCGACGCACATGGCCGCCGCGGCCGGCGTCATTGCCTGGTCTGTTGCGGAGTGGGTCACCCGTGGCAAGCCGAGCGTCCTGGGAGCGTCCTCGGGCGCGGTCGCCGGACTGGTCTGCATCACTCCGGCCGCCGGTTCGGTCGATCCGATTTACGGGCTGGTTCTCGGCTTCGCGGCCGGCTTCGTCTGCTTCTTCGCCTGTACGACGGTGAAGAACACGTTCAAGTACGACGATTCGCTGGATGCATTCGGCGTCCACGGCGTCGGCGGAACCCTGGGGGCTATCCTCGCGGGCGTGTTCGCCACGAATGCGGCGAGCGGCGGGCTGTACTCGGGGGCGATCGAAGGGAACCTGACGCAGCTTCGAAACCAGATTGTGGGGGTTGGCGCCTCGGTCGTCATCGCGGTCGTCGGCACGGTGATCCTGCTGAAGATTCTCGACATGACGATGGGGCTGCGAGTCACCCAGGACGACGAAATCCAGGGTCTGGACCTCACGCAGCACGGAGAAGAAGGTTACATCTTCCACTAA
- a CDS encoding prolyl oligopeptidase family serine peptidase, with product MRSFLCTLALVVAATPAFADGPKDNLVDNVRQIPPPGIEVPAEVRESLTKGAAALKQQIDQLQAGKDEKAKLLVPDVEIFWRAIDGALRFNEFSDAKEFDVAKKLLAEGNARAVALLKGEAPWTKQTGLVVRGFRSRIDGTVQPYGLLIPDDYRFDGEVPVRCDLWLHGRFEKQCELQFINMRMNQKGEIQPAKTIVVHPYGRFSNAFKFAGEVDVLEALAHAKSRYRIDDDRVAIRGFSMGGAGVWQMTVHYPDRFFASTPGAGFSETPEFLKVFQQETLSPPAWEQTLWNLYDAPGWVGNLRMMPTIAYSGEIDKQKQAADVMAAACEKEGITLTHLIGPQTAHKLHPDSKAEIERRLVEIAKRADAVPAKVDFTTYSLRYNRCDWVTIHGMNEHWKPARIQAAVVNGALQVLTDNVSEFEIHLPSGSADLLSPTSSIEIGPIGWTPRTDNPRDKAGLYALAGAGRWQPTTDRSIRVRVHWREPGAWSKMAGFWAGPSEASGLRKRHGLQGPIDDAFMDSFLFVKPTGKPLNDAVGKWADSEFNHAVTHWRQQMRGDARVKSDSEITDADIAAHNLVLWGDPQSNSLLARVLPKLPVTWSAEGVTVNGQKYEAGSRVPVLIYPNPLNPNRYVVLNSSFTYREYDYLNNARQTPKLPDWAVIDIRTPVNSRYPGKIEAAGFFDESWRFKSAPAANSSKN from the coding sequence ATGCGCTCTTTCCTCTGCACGCTCGCCCTCGTTGTCGCGGCGACACCCGCGTTCGCCGATGGTCCCAAAGACAACCTCGTCGACAACGTCCGCCAGATCCCCCCACCGGGAATCGAGGTCCCCGCCGAGGTGCGTGAGTCTCTGACCAAGGGAGCCGCGGCCCTCAAACAGCAGATCGACCAGCTTCAGGCTGGAAAGGACGAGAAGGCCAAACTGCTCGTCCCCGATGTCGAGATCTTCTGGCGGGCCATCGATGGCGCCCTCCGTTTCAACGAATTCAGCGACGCGAAGGAGTTTGACGTCGCGAAGAAACTACTTGCCGAAGGAAACGCCCGCGCCGTCGCCCTGCTGAAAGGCGAGGCCCCCTGGACGAAACAGACCGGCCTCGTCGTTCGCGGATTCCGCTCCCGCATCGATGGCACGGTCCAGCCCTACGGCCTCCTCATCCCCGACGACTACCGGTTCGACGGCGAGGTTCCCGTCCGATGCGACCTCTGGCTGCATGGCCGGTTCGAGAAGCAGTGCGAGCTGCAGTTCATCAACATGCGGATGAACCAGAAGGGAGAAATCCAGCCGGCGAAAACGATCGTTGTCCATCCTTACGGCCGGTTTTCAAACGCGTTCAAGTTCGCGGGGGAAGTGGATGTCCTCGAGGCGCTCGCGCATGCGAAGTCGCGGTACCGCATTGATGACGACCGCGTGGCGATCCGCGGGTTCTCGATGGGCGGGGCAGGCGTGTGGCAGATGACCGTCCACTATCCCGACAGGTTCTTCGCCTCAACACCTGGTGCGGGGTTCAGCGAGACACCGGAGTTCCTGAAGGTCTTCCAGCAGGAGACGCTCTCGCCGCCGGCGTGGGAACAGACGCTGTGGAACCTGTATGACGCGCCGGGCTGGGTCGGGAACCTGCGGATGATGCCGACGATCGCCTACAGCGGCGAGATCGACAAACAAAAGCAGGCCGCCGACGTGATGGCGGCGGCCTGTGAGAAGGAAGGGATTACGCTGACGCACCTGATCGGACCGCAGACGGCTCACAAGCTGCATCCCGATTCGAAGGCCGAGATCGAGCGGCGGCTGGTGGAGATTGCGAAGCGCGCCGATGCAGTGCCCGCAAAGGTCGACTTCACAACCTATTCACTTCGCTACAACCGCTGTGACTGGGTGACGATCCACGGGATGAATGAACACTGGAAGCCGGCACGCATTCAAGCCGCCGTCGTAAATGGCGCGTTGCAGGTTCTTACGGACAATGTCTCCGAATTCGAGATTCATCTTCCCTCGGGATCGGCAGACCTCCTGAGCCCGACGAGTTCGATCGAGATCGGCCCGATCGGATGGACTCCACGAACAGACAACCCCAGGGATAAGGCCGGACTGTATGCACTGGCAGGTGCAGGCCGCTGGCAGCCCACGACCGATCGATCCATTCGGGTGCGGGTGCATTGGCGGGAACCGGGCGCCTGGTCGAAGATGGCCGGATTCTGGGCAGGACCTTCGGAAGCCAGTGGCCTCCGCAAGCGTCATGGACTGCAGGGCCCGATCGATGATGCCTTCATGGACTCGTTCCTCTTCGTGAAGCCGACCGGCAAGCCCCTGAACGACGCTGTCGGCAAATGGGCCGATTCCGAGTTCAACCACGCCGTCACGCACTGGCGGCAGCAGATGCGGGGCGACGCCCGTGTGAAATCGGATTCAGAAATCACCGACGCCGACATCGCGGCCCACAACCTCGTCCTGTGGGGCGATCCGCAATCCAACTCCCTGTTGGCCAGGGTGCTGCCGAAGCTGCCTGTCACCTGGAGCGCCGAGGGGGTCACTGTGAACGGGCAAAAGTACGAAGCCGGGTCGCGGGTTCCGGTCCTCATCTACCCGAACCCGCTCAACCCTAACCGCTACGTCGTGCTCAACAGCAGTTTCACCTACCGCGAGTACGACTATCTCAACAACGCCCGCCAAACCCCCAAACTCCCTGACTGGGCCGTCATCGACATCCGGACGCCGGTCAACAGTCGGTACCCCGGGAAGATCGAGGCGGCCGGGTTCTTCGATGAGTCGTGGCGATTCAAGTCCGCTCCCGCTGCGAACTCTTCTAAGAACTAA
- the glnD gene encoding [protein-PII] uridylyltransferase, translating into MSVGSGNPAPPASALAANKQRVVELRSRARALFDGGAPGVAVAIYLAEHTDQIVIALFEEVLATLSPETREQIAAHSAVVAVGGTGRGELAPYSDLDLLFLSSRQAIDSEFRAAVNRAVQTFWDAGLKLGHAVRTVSESVALAKGDPQIATSLIEARKLWGSDSLFRTLTRQFRRRVVDSRPKQFIRDCILARWPDGDDGPPAQELEPDVKSSLGGLRDLHLIRWIGYALFDARDIDSLRRVGELTPAEAIALRDAWEFLTHVRIDLHFAAGKAQDRLTRDEQLRITERMGIQATATQRAVEVFMQRYFRHASVIIRIARRFSSLYRKKSLRRQLNDFAFAHRADRYLRVTAKEIDAPPRHFGRLTKDLESIMRLYRAAALYGVKPSRRLEDAISRAVPELPRDVSLQAASMFLDVLRQSQPLPALLRSMYDTGVIEILIPEIAHTRSLMQFNQYHQFTVDEHTLQAVQRCTALQADKGSLGAAYAAVKHRELLHLAVILHDIGKGFGRPHAEVGFEIAERVARRLGLSESAGEIVSRLVLRHLEMAHIAFRRDISDPETLLQFGHHVGTPEVLQMLYLLTAADVQAVGPSAWTEWKAELLAGLYDEAMVLLSGKQQGVHEEERLHNIARQVTEVLSVDVPAPTPEAEVEEQLRVFPASYLLNTPPSSIAADLLVMKRVDQQEVSIEGHFNPETSTVEYRVITANPEVIRGCFHKLAGALTARRLQILAADIATTKNGMVVDAFRVLDRDYADGPPPERIQSIADSLRDVLFNRENVATLFRRNRRFGVEPPRTTFADLPLRVQLDTESSETRTIIDVFAHDRPGLLYTISCVIFELGLSVDLAKIATNFDQVVDVFYVVENDGRKVVDPGRVRQIQETLYHALGHFDRDGHRIFSS; encoded by the coding sequence ATGTCCGTGGGGAGTGGCAATCCAGCGCCGCCAGCCAGTGCGCTGGCGGCCAACAAGCAGCGAGTCGTCGAGCTTCGCTCCCGGGCCCGCGCGCTCTTCGACGGCGGTGCTCCCGGTGTCGCGGTAGCGATCTACCTGGCCGAACACACCGACCAGATCGTGATCGCGCTGTTCGAGGAGGTGCTGGCGACGCTGTCGCCGGAGACTCGTGAACAGATCGCTGCGCATTCAGCCGTCGTGGCGGTGGGGGGGACCGGGCGGGGCGAACTGGCTCCCTACTCCGACCTGGACCTGTTGTTTCTTTCGAGCCGCCAGGCCATCGATTCGGAATTTCGGGCCGCGGTGAACCGGGCGGTGCAGACGTTCTGGGATGCGGGTCTGAAACTGGGCCATGCGGTCCGGACCGTTTCCGAATCGGTCGCGCTGGCGAAGGGGGATCCGCAGATCGCGACGTCGCTGATCGAAGCCCGCAAGCTGTGGGGGAGCGACTCGCTGTTTCGGACGCTGACGCGGCAGTTCCGCCGGCGGGTGGTGGATTCGCGTCCCAAGCAGTTCATTCGCGACTGCATTCTCGCGCGGTGGCCGGACGGGGATGACGGGCCGCCCGCGCAGGAACTCGAGCCGGACGTGAAGTCGTCGCTGGGGGGGCTGCGGGACCTGCATCTCATCCGCTGGATCGGGTACGCGCTGTTCGACGCAAGGGACATCGATTCCCTGCGGCGCGTCGGCGAACTGACTCCTGCCGAGGCGATCGCCCTGCGGGACGCGTGGGAATTCCTGACGCACGTGCGGATCGATCTTCATTTCGCCGCCGGCAAGGCGCAGGATCGCCTGACGCGCGACGAGCAGCTGCGCATCACGGAGCGGATGGGCATCCAGGCGACCGCCACGCAGCGTGCGGTCGAAGTGTTCATGCAGCGGTATTTCCGACATGCGTCGGTGATCATCCGCATCGCCAGGCGGTTTTCGTCGCTGTACCGCAAGAAGTCTCTCCGGCGGCAACTCAATGACTTCGCATTTGCTCACCGGGCGGACCGCTACCTGCGAGTTACCGCCAAGGAGATCGATGCGCCGCCGCGTCACTTCGGGCGTCTGACGAAAGACCTCGAGAGCATCATGCGGCTGTATCGGGCCGCGGCGCTGTACGGCGTGAAGCCGAGCCGTCGCCTGGAGGACGCGATCAGCCGGGCCGTCCCGGAGCTTCCGCGGGACGTTTCGCTGCAGGCGGCTTCGATGTTTCTGGACGTGCTGCGGCAGTCCCAGCCGCTGCCGGCACTTCTCAGGAGCATGTACGACACGGGAGTGATCGAGATCCTGATCCCGGAGATTGCCCATACGCGCAGCCTGATGCAGTTCAACCAGTACCACCAGTTCACGGTGGATGAACATACGCTGCAGGCGGTCCAGCGGTGTACGGCGCTGCAGGCGGACAAGGGATCGCTCGGCGCGGCTTATGCGGCCGTCAAACACCGGGAGCTGCTGCACCTGGCGGTGATTCTGCACGACATCGGCAAGGGGTTCGGCCGGCCTCATGCGGAAGTAGGCTTTGAGATCGCCGAGCGTGTGGCCAGGCGGCTGGGCCTTTCGGAGTCGGCCGGGGAGATCGTTTCCCGGCTGGTGCTGCGTCACCTGGAGATGGCCCACATCGCGTTCCGCCGCGACATTTCGGACCCCGAGACGCTGCTTCAATTCGGCCACCATGTCGGCACGCCGGAGGTGTTGCAGATGCTGTATCTGCTGACGGCTGCGGACGTGCAGGCGGTGGGGCCGAGCGCCTGGACGGAGTGGAAGGCGGAGCTTCTGGCCGGGCTGTATGACGAAGCGATGGTTCTGCTGAGCGGCAAGCAGCAGGGAGTGCACGAGGAGGAACGACTGCACAACATTGCGCGGCAGGTCACGGAGGTGCTCTCTGTCGACGTGCCCGCACCGACGCCGGAGGCGGAAGTCGAAGAGCAGCTCAGGGTGTTTCCGGCCTCGTACCTCCTGAATACGCCTCCCTCGAGCATTGCTGCGGACCTACTGGTCATGAAGCGGGTCGATCAGCAGGAAGTGTCGATCGAAGGGCACTTCAATCCGGAGACCTCGACGGTCGAGTATCGCGTGATCACCGCGAACCCGGAGGTGATTCGCGGCTGCTTCCACAAACTGGCGGGAGCGCTGACGGCGCGTCGGCTGCAGATCCTCGCGGCCGACATCGCGACGACGAAGAACGGCATGGTGGTTGACGCGTTCCGGGTTCTCGATCGCGACTATGCGGATGGTCCCCCTCCGGAGCGGATCCAGAGCATCGCCGATAGCCTGCGGGACGTGCTGTTCAACCGGGAGAACGTCGCGACGCTGTTCCGTCGGAACCGCCGGTTCGGCGTCGAGCCGCCACGAACGACATTCGCCGACCTGCCGCTCCGCGTGCAGCTGGACACCGAGTCGTCGGAAACGCGAACGATCATCGACGTGTTCGCCCACGACCGCCCGGGGCTCCTGTACACAATCTCCTGCGTCATCTTCGAGCTGGGGTTGTCGGTCGATCTGGCCAAGATCGCCACGAACTTCGACCAGGTGGTCGACGTGTTTTACGTCGTGGAGAATGATGGCCGGAAGGTGGTCGATCCGGGACGTGTCCGTCAGATCCAGGAGACGCTGTACCATGCGCTGGGGCACTTCGATCGCGACGGGCATCGGATCTTTTCGAGCTGA
- a CDS encoding P-II family nitrogen regulator: MKKIEAVVRHYKLEDVKNALTAKGIVGLTVSEVRGFGRQRGHKEQYRGAEYTVDFLPKVKLEVVVNDAELANAIEIISSSARTGKVGDGKIFVTPLEQVIRIRTGESGSEAI, encoded by the coding sequence ATGAAGAAGATCGAAGCGGTGGTCCGCCACTACAAGCTGGAAGACGTGAAGAACGCCCTGACGGCCAAGGGGATCGTCGGCCTGACGGTCTCGGAAGTCCGTGGTTTCGGGCGGCAGCGGGGTCACAAGGAGCAGTACCGCGGCGCGGAGTACACGGTCGATTTCCTGCCGAAAGTGAAGCTGGAAGTGGTCGTGAACGACGCGGAACTGGCGAACGCGATCGAGATCATTTCGTCGTCGGCCCGGACGGGCAAAGTGGGCGACGGCAAAATCTTCGTCACGCCACTCGAGCAGGTGATCCGCATCCGCACGGGTGAAAGCGGTTCCGAGGCGATCTGA
- a CDS encoding P-II family nitrogen regulator, with the protein MKKIEAVIRHFKLEEVKDALTAAGINGMTVSEVRGFGRQKGHKEQYRGAEYTVDFLPKVKLEVVVDDSELQSILDTIIKAARTGQIGDGKIFVSDLAQTIRIRTGETGAESL; encoded by the coding sequence ATGAAGAAAATTGAAGCCGTGATCCGGCATTTCAAACTGGAAGAGGTGAAGGACGCGCTGACCGCCGCCGGCATCAACGGCATGACCGTCAGTGAAGTCCGCGGCTTCGGCCGCCAGAAGGGGCACAAGGAGCAGTACCGCGGCGCCGAATACACGGTCGACTTCCTGCCGAAGGTGAAGCTGGAAGTGGTCGTCGACGACAGCGAACTGCAGTCGATCCTCGACACCATCATCAAGGCGGCCCGCACCGGGCAGATCGGCGACGGCAAGATCTTCGTCTCCGACCTCGCACAGACGATCCGCATCCGCACCGGCGAAACCGGGGCCGAGTCGCTGTAG
- a CDS encoding tetratricopeptide repeat protein, which translates to MTTRRPFQRFLAALAIASGSVAYGATGQISPLQPVDALQTPDAIRSTILADASAHPAAVQLIAQRGGRDGGGGGRSGGGGSSGGGGRSSGGSSGRSSGGSIGGGGGRSSSGGISSGGGRSSGGSSGPRISGGSSGGSSGRISGGSSSSRSSGGDSGRSSSPRISTPRVDSSPRIQTPRVDTPRVQTPRVDTPRVQTPRNDTPRVQTPRNDTPRVQTPRVETPRTPRVDTPRTPTPRVDTPRNNIGDSVPRSNRDSATPRTNTPRIENRTDAGGSANVGGNRVDGNARNNNSIDTNRRGGADAGVGSRIDGSTRTPRNALPGVGDRRGNDSTGPGNAADRLRDNADRIGDRTRDGANNMTDRARDRATDGPGNAADRLRDNANRIEDRANDRTRDAADRARDTADRTRDRVGNDRDGNNPVRDADRVDRDSLNPRLRDQLDRARDNANRGTRDANERTRDANDRIRDANDRIGDRADNVARDANRERNREADRLRDNLRDSVRPIVGRQDRLDPEVRNRIAERERITVRANNRDINLTPFNRPGLGRGFGRDNIGDRRVALNGLLHSSRVNRNVRYNGRFNDWHAWNGNSYWRHNNWHRGYWNFNRWNGFYGPNWWGFGIGFGGRWGGGWGGWGGGWGGWGGGWGYPVARSFGLSPWGMNYVGYNFGLYDYYNPYCYQPVPFYGGYNYDYTQPLIVNSYNVDPGVVSSGTVVQNVQQQPQQADEPDMALFDQARSAFTAGNYEDALRLTEQQIQKTPKDSILHEFRGLVLFALGRFEDAAVPVYAVLAVGPGWDWTTMSSLYSNVDAYASQLKALEDFHRNNQDNAAASFLLGYHYLTCGHNEAAAAQLDNVLRINPQDIVATRLLQALGDGSTQPADQTPMTNDDNAAQPTLAVPEVPDLPAAAMVTAEELHGTWTAQNAKGKTFTLTLTPDGTFEWVSKGKEEDKTIDQKGVFGVEGETLAMEPDGGGVLVGRVTKPENGAFKLELVGGLPDDPALEFKKMN; encoded by the coding sequence ATGACGACACGCAGACCTTTTCAACGCTTCCTGGCCGCGCTTGCAATCGCAAGCGGGTCAGTGGCTTACGGCGCGACAGGGCAGATTTCGCCACTCCAGCCTGTCGACGCCCTCCAGACTCCGGATGCAATCCGCAGCACGATTCTCGCTGACGCGTCCGCCCACCCGGCGGCCGTGCAGTTGATCGCCCAGCGCGGAGGACGTGACGGCGGTGGAGGCGGTCGCTCAGGCGGCGGCGGCAGCAGTGGTGGCGGAGGCCGGTCCAGCGGCGGAAGCAGCGGTCGCAGTAGCGGCGGCAGCATTGGCGGAGGAGGAGGCCGGTCGAGCAGCGGTGGAATCAGTAGCGGAGGCGGCCGCAGCAGCGGTGGATCCAGCGGCCCCCGAATCTCCGGCGGGAGCAGTGGCGGATCAAGCGGCCGGATTTCCGGCGGCAGCAGCTCGTCGCGCAGCTCTGGCGGCGACAGCGGTCGATCCAGCTCGCCCAGGATCTCAACGCCCCGTGTCGATTCCAGCCCACGGATTCAAACCCCGCGAGTCGATACCCCTCGCGTGCAGACGCCCCGCGTCGACACGCCCCGGGTCCAGACCCCGCGCAACGACACCCCGCGGGTCCAGACTCCGCGGAATGACACCCCGCGTGTGCAGACACCCCGCGTGGAAACACCGCGGACGCCGCGCGTCGACACCCCCAGGACGCCAACTCCTCGCGTCGACACGCCGCGCAACAACATCGGCGACAGCGTTCCCCGCAGTAATCGGGATAGCGCCACGCCGCGCACCAACACGCCCCGAATCGAGAACCGGACAGACGCCGGTGGTTCCGCCAACGTCGGTGGCAACCGTGTCGACGGGAATGCCCGCAACAACAACTCCATCGACACCAACCGCCGAGGCGGCGCAGACGCCGGCGTCGGCAGCCGGATCGACGGGTCCACCCGCACGCCGCGCAACGCTCTTCCGGGAGTGGGTGATCGTCGCGGAAACGACTCGACCGGCCCCGGCAACGCAGCGGATCGCCTTCGCGACAACGCCGACCGGATCGGAGACCGCACCCGGGACGGCGCCAACAACATGACCGATCGGGCGCGGGATCGCGCGACCGACGGGCCCGGTAATGCCGCCGATCGACTCCGCGACAACGCCAACCGCATTGAAGACCGGGCGAACGATCGAACGCGCGACGCGGCCGACCGGGCGCGTGATACGGCCGATCGCACGCGCGATCGCGTCGGAAACGACCGCGACGGCAACAACCCGGTCCGGGATGCCGATCGCGTCGACCGCGACAGCCTGAATCCGCGGCTCCGCGATCAACTCGACCGGGCGCGCGACAACGCCAACCGGGGCACTCGTGATGCCAACGAGAGGACTCGCGACGCCAACGATCGAATTCGCGACGCGAATGATCGGATTGGAGATCGGGCCGACAACGTTGCCCGTGATGCCAACCGCGAACGCAATCGGGAAGCCGATCGGCTCCGCGACAACCTCCGCGATTCGGTGCGTCCGATCGTCGGCCGCCAGGATCGCCTTGATCCGGAAGTCCGCAATCGGATCGCCGAACGGGAACGGATCACCGTTCGCGCCAACAACCGCGATATCAACCTCACGCCGTTCAACCGGCCGGGTCTCGGCCGCGGCTTCGGTCGCGACAACATCGGTGACCGCCGCGTGGCGCTGAACGGCCTGTTGCACTCGTCCCGCGTCAACCGCAACGTGCGGTACAACGGGCGGTTCAACGACTGGCATGCCTGGAACGGCAACTCCTACTGGCGCCATAACAACTGGCACCGCGGATACTGGAACTTCAACCGCTGGAACGGCTTCTACGGCCCGAACTGGTGGGGCTTCGGCATCGGCTTCGGCGGTCGCTGGGGCGGCGGTTGGGGTGGCTGGGGTGGAGGCTGGGGCGGATGGGGAGGCGGCTGGGGTTACCCCGTCGCTCGCTCGTTCGGCCTGAGCCCCTGGGGCATGAACTATGTCGGTTACAACTTCGGCCTCTATGACTACTACAACCCGTACTGCTACCAGCCCGTGCCGTTCTACGGCGGTTACAACTACGACTACACCCAGCCGCTGATCGTCAACAGCTACAACGTCGATCCAGGCGTGGTGTCGTCGGGAACCGTCGTACAGAACGTCCAGCAGCAGCCGCAGCAGGCCGACGAGCCCGACATGGCGCTCTTCGACCAGGCACGGTCGGCCTTCACCGCCGGCAACTACGAAGATGCGCTGCGTCTGACCGAGCAGCAGATCCAGAAAACTCCGAAGGATTCAATCCTGCACGAGTTCCGCGGTCTGGTCCTGTTCGCACTCGGCCGGTTTGAAGACGCCGCCGTCCCCGTCTATGCCGTCCTCGCGGTCGGCCCGGGCTGGGATTGGACGACCATGAGCAGCCTGTACTCCAACGTCGATGCCTATGCGTCGCAGCTCAAGGCGCTGGAAGACTTCCACCGCAACAATCAGGACAACGCGGCCGCCAGCTTCCTGCTCGGCTACCACTACCTGACCTGCGGTCATAATGAAGCCGCCGCCGCACAGCTCGACAACGTTCTGCGGATCAATCCGCAGGACATCGTCGCCACCCGCCTCCTGCAGGCGCTCGGTGACGGCTCGACGCAGCCGGCCGATCAGACGCCGATGACGAACGACGACAACGCGGCCCAGCCGACACTGGCGGTTCCGGAAGTTCCGGATCTCCCGGCGGCGGCGATGGTCACCGCCGAAGAACTTCACGGCACCTGGACGGCTCAGAACGCGAAAGGCAAAACCTTCACGCTGACTCTGACCCCGGACGGCACCTTTGAATGGGTGAGTAAGGGGAAGGAAGAAGACAAGACCATCGACCAGAAGGGGGTCTTTGGTGTGGAAGGTGAAACCCTCGCCATGGAACCGGACGGCGGCGGCGTCCTTGTCGGACGCGTGACGAAGCCGGAGAACGGCGCCTTCAAGCTCGAACTGGTCGGCGGCCTGCCCGACGACCCGGCCCTCGAGTTCAAGAAGATGAACTAA
- a CDS encoding helix-turn-helix domain-containing protein: MKRIVTFVVPVAPVDSPQGDEEGHAAGLVVEHVGNAIPEYASIVPGGMKVEVVVSDGQANRIISTLLEHGSASELPAGARRDEGREEDAIESLVQRELKTADPEAHDLLDRIVKRVERELISKVYSDCDYVKSRAAARLGINRNTLLKKLREFGEVADDAG; this comes from the coding sequence ATGAAACGAATTGTGACGTTCGTGGTGCCCGTGGCGCCGGTCGATTCGCCACAAGGGGACGAGGAAGGGCACGCAGCGGGTCTGGTTGTCGAACATGTTGGAAACGCGATTCCCGAGTACGCCTCGATCGTGCCGGGAGGGATGAAGGTGGAGGTTGTTGTTTCCGACGGCCAGGCCAACCGGATCATCAGCACCCTGCTGGAACATGGCTCCGCAAGCGAGTTGCCGGCCGGGGCGCGGCGCGACGAGGGACGTGAAGAAGATGCGATCGAATCGCTGGTGCAGCGGGAACTGAAGACGGCAGATCCAGAGGCTCATGACCTGCTCGACCGGATCGTGAAGCGCGTCGAGCGGGAGTTGATTTCGAAGGTTTATTCGGACTGCGACTACGTCAAGAGCCGGGCCGCGGCGCGGCTGGGCATCAATCGAAACACATTGTTGAAGAAGCTGCGGGAGTTCGGCGAAGTCGCGGACGACGCCGGGTGA